One genomic region from Sulfurimonas sp. encodes:
- a CDS encoding ABC transporter substrate-binding protein, with the protein MYFFKKSFFLLSIFFLFELSASVTQKDILLIHSYHRGYKWSDDISKVIDKNFDNRDDVSLTTVYMDTKKVATPLYFDRLFELYDERFRNRGFDLIIAADNNALEFVLRYHEHLFKDLPVVFLGINNFDEAMIYENNMRSYTTGVVEAVDIKKNIDLILNLHPKLKKILIINDHSRTGFAIKRDIFKVLPIYKNRVKFEYVDNIEISNLKNKVINLPKNTAILWVLLFQDKAGKYFSYKESLKEIREIANTPIYGLWDFYLGEGIVGGVLTSATAQAESASIMVEDLLKGINPRKVPILTKSPNKYMFDYYELQKYKIQIPSSIQNYEIINKPFSFYETYKKLVWVTIGTLS; encoded by the coding sequence ATGTATTTCTTTAAAAAGAGTTTTTTTCTACTAAGCATATTTTTTCTTTTTGAGTTGTCAGCATCTGTGACTCAAAAAGACATTTTACTTATACACTCTTACCATAGAGGTTATAAGTGGAGTGATGACATCTCAAAAGTCATCGATAAAAACTTTGACAACAGAGATGATGTATCTCTAACTACTGTCTATATGGACACAAAAAAAGTTGCAACTCCCCTTTACTTTGACAGACTATTTGAGCTTTATGATGAACGCTTTAGAAACAGAGGTTTTGATCTCATCATCGCTGCTGACAACAATGCTTTAGAGTTTGTTCTCAGATATCATGAGCATCTATTTAAAGACTTACCCGTTGTATTTTTAGGTATCAACAACTTTGATGAAGCCATGATTTACGAGAATAATATGCGTTCATACACTACGGGAGTAGTTGAAGCGGTTGATATTAAAAAAAATATAGACCTCATCTTAAACCTTCATCCAAAACTAAAAAAAATTCTCATTATAAATGACCACTCAAGAACAGGTTTTGCCATTAAAAGAGATATATTTAAAGTTCTACCTATTTATAAAAACAGAGTTAAATTTGAATATGTTGATAATATAGAAATATCTAACTTAAAGAACAAGGTAATAAATCTTCCTAAGAATACAGCCATACTTTGGGTTTTACTTTTTCAAGATAAGGCAGGAAAATACTTTAGCTATAAAGAAAGCTTAAAAGAAATAAGAGAAATAGCCAACACACCTATTTATGGACTCTGGGACTTTTATCTAGGAGAAGGAATAGTTGGAGGAGTCTTAACAAGTGCTACTGCTCAAGCAGAATCGGCATCTATTATGGTTGAAGATTTACTAAAAGGAATAAATCCAAGAAAAGTGCCAATTTTAACTAAAAGTCCAAATAAATATATGTTTGATTATTATGAGCTTCAAAAATATAAAATACAAATTCCATCTTCTATACAAAATTATGAAATTATAAATAAACCATTCTCTTTTTATGAAACTTATAAAAAGTTGGTTTGGGTAACTATTGGCACTCTTTCATAA
- a CDS encoding DEAD/DEAH box helicase, giving the protein MQEENAQTQEETKQEEPQITFDDLGLNKDMLRSVKQAGFTIPSPIQAAAIPFILQGRDIVGQAHTGTGKTAAFGLPALNNIDIKSGVEILVITPTRELATQVSDELYKYGRGINARTVTVYGGSSYKRQIDLIDRGATVVVATPGRLLDILKRDMLKDFSPSVVVLDEADEMLDMGFLDDINEIFSYIPTNRQTLLFSATMPKPIKLLAERILNNPEFISITKGETTNADIDQEYYVIEESERDDAVIRLMDSEGTKKAIVFCRTKSEVDRLSNVLSNAGYLANGLHGDMEQRQREAVIKGFKSDSIKVLVATDVAARGIHVNNISHVFNYHIPFDPESYVHRIGRTGRAGTKGKAITLLTPLEFKELQRIKSKVGTTMTHAFVPSKKDLRSSTIDKLVSNVENQHIYDEAHKVLDKLREDIDEEQMAYKLISMLLDQQDIKGPNQIGIPADRLEAILERAGRRRDTGGGRGRSRGRSGGGGYRGNKPRSGGGGNRSREGGGSREGGGNRESGGYRGNRDRNRNSNRHRD; this is encoded by the coding sequence ATGCAAGAAGAAAATGCACAAACACAAGAAGAAACAAAACAGGAAGAGCCTCAAATTACTTTTGATGATTTAGGTTTAAATAAAGACATGCTAAGAAGTGTAAAACAAGCAGGTTTTACTATACCAAGCCCTATTCAAGCGGCTGCAATCCCATTTATACTTCAAGGTAGAGATATTGTAGGTCAAGCACACACAGGTACAGGAAAAACTGCAGCTTTCGGTCTTCCAGCACTAAATAATATCGATATAAAAAGTGGTGTAGAGATTTTAGTAATCACTCCAACTCGTGAACTTGCTACTCAAGTAAGTGATGAGTTATATAAGTATGGAAGAGGCATAAATGCTAGAACAGTTACTGTTTATGGTGGTAGCTCATATAAGCGTCAGATAGACCTTATTGATCGTGGAGCAACTGTTGTTGTAGCAACTCCTGGTAGACTTTTAGATATCTTAAAAAGAGATATGCTTAAAGATTTTTCTCCAAGCGTTGTTGTTTTAGATGAAGCTGATGAGATGCTAGATATGGGATTTTTAGATGATATAAATGAAATTTTTTCATATATCCCTACAAATCGTCAAACACTACTTTTCTCAGCAACTATGCCAAAACCTATTAAGCTTTTAGCAGAACGAATTTTAAATAACCCTGAGTTTATCTCTATAACAAAAGGTGAAACTACAAATGCTGATATTGACCAAGAATATTATGTAATTGAAGAAAGTGAAAGAGATGATGCGGTTATTCGTCTTATGGACTCTGAGGGAACTAAAAAAGCGATTGTATTTTGTAGAACAAAAAGTGAAGTTGATAGACTAAGTAATGTTTTATCAAATGCTGGATATTTAGCAAATGGTCTTCATGGAGATATGGAACAACGCCAAAGAGAAGCTGTAATCAAAGGTTTTAAAAGCGATTCTATAAAAGTTCTTGTTGCGACTGATGTAGCTGCTCGCGGTATTCATGTAAACAATATTTCTCATGTTTTTAACTACCATATTCCTTTTGACCCTGAGTCTTATGTTCACCGTATCGGTAGAACAGGTCGCGCTGGAACAAAAGGTAAAGCTATAACACTTTTAACTCCACTAGAGTTTAAAGAACTTCAACGCATCAAGTCTAAAGTTGGAACAACTATGACTCATGCTTTTGTTCCAAGTAAAAAGGACTTAAGAAGTTCAACTATCGACAAACTAGTTAGTAATGTTGAAAATCAACACATCTATGATGAAGCTCATAAAGTTTTAGACAAACTTAGAGAAGATATTGATGAAGAACAAATGGCTTACAAACTTATCTCTATGCTACTTGACCAACAAGATATAAAAGGTCCAAATCAAATCGGAATCCCTGCTGATAGATTAGAAGCTATTTTAGAGCGTGCTGGAAGAAGAAGAGATACTGGTGGCGGTCGTGGTCGTAGTCGTGGTAGAAGTGGCGGCGGTGGTTACCGTGGCAATAAGCCTCGCTCAGGTGGCGGGGGAAATAGAAGCCGTGAGGGTGGAGGAAGTCGTGAAGGCGGCGGAAATCGTGAAAGTGGTGGTTACAGAGGTAATCGCGATAGAAACAGAAACTCTAACAGACATAGAGATTAG
- a CDS encoding DNA recombination protein RmuC, which produces MDIQNLDIYLMLFAFSGIIILVLIYLYLKTLQEKNDLNLEFAVLNSRYDDEVKSSQEKLEVLQDAKEELSLEFKNIANQIFEDKTKKFDHAHKEQFEILLKPFREQISNFSTQSREQFTTQLKDGHLLKSELLRLKEMNMQLSQDAINLTNALKGENKTQGNWGEIILERILEESGLREGMEYETQATLKSSEGKTYRPDVVIHMPQDRDIIIDSKVSLVAYERFMSEDDDQQRAIALKEHIFSIKTHIKALSSKQYDKLEGVNTLDYVLLFMPIEGAFLLALEQDGEFFKKAYESNILVVSPSTLLVTLKTIEHIWRTQKQQDHAKKIADEAEAMYDKLVLFVDEMIKVGSHLQKAQDSYDTSMNRLKTGKGNIIKRAQNMIELGLKPKKLLSISSED; this is translated from the coding sequence ATGGATATACAAAATTTAGATATTTATTTGATGCTTTTTGCTTTTAGTGGCATCATTATCTTAGTTTTGATTTATCTATATTTAAAAACTTTACAAGAAAAAAATGATTTAAATTTGGAGTTTGCGGTTTTAAACTCTCGGTATGATGATGAGGTTAAATCTTCACAAGAAAAGTTAGAAGTTCTTCAAGATGCAAAAGAAGAATTAAGTTTAGAGTTTAAAAACATAGCAAACCAAATTTTTGAAGATAAAACAAAAAAGTTTGACCATGCACATAAAGAACAGTTTGAAATTTTACTAAAACCATTTCGCGAACAAATCTCAAACTTTTCAACGCAATCCAGAGAGCAGTTTACCACTCAACTAAAAGATGGGCATCTGCTCAAAAGTGAGTTGTTAAGACTAAAAGAGATGAATATGCAACTATCCCAAGATGCTATAAACTTAACAAATGCTCTAAAAGGTGAAAATAAAACTCAAGGAAATTGGGGAGAAATAATTTTAGAACGCATCTTAGAAGAGTCAGGTTTAAGAGAGGGGATGGAGTATGAAACACAGGCAACTTTAAAATCAAGTGAAGGTAAAACTTATAGACCTGATGTAGTTATTCATATGCCCCAAGACAGAGATATTATCATAGATTCAAAAGTTTCTTTAGTTGCTTATGAGAGATTTATGAGTGAAGATGATGATCAGCAAAGAGCAATAGCTTTAAAAGAGCATATATTTTCAATAAAAACGCACATAAAAGCTCTAAGCTCGAAACAATATGACAAACTAGAGGGTGTAAATACACTTGATTATGTTCTTTTATTTATGCCAATAGAGGGTGCTTTTTTGTTGGCTCTTGAACAAGATGGAGAGTTTTTTAAAAAAGCTTATGAAAGTAATATTTTAGTAGTTTCTCCATCGACCCTTTTAGTTACACTAAAAACAATAGAGCATATTTGGCGAACTCAAAAACAACAAGACCATGCCAAAAAAATCGCTGATGAAGCAGAGGCGATGTATGATAAACTTGTTCTTTTTGTAGATGAAATGATTAAAGTTGGCTCGCATCTACAAAAAGCACAAGATTCTTACGACACTTCTATGAACAGACTAAAAACAGGTAAAGGCAACATCATAAAACGGGCGCAAAACATGATAGAACTAGGATTAAAACCAAAAAAATTATTGAGTATTTCTAGTGAAGATTAA
- a CDS encoding cache domain-containing protein, with protein sequence MKIKMRVNEKKVIPYLIVVVPLALVLTASFFITTFYMEKVNLYFQKIKERSIKDYVDSKKDKSEIWVQQLNLLFDYKNNRVDADIKTRLQKRVDVAYANARFIYEKYKGKKTNIEIKERILDSFNQMGYSSNKEALYISNFKGNNILFRKENLHKIHQRSLVLEEIQMVKKKSEGFLEGKFYQGVGKQVVFVKDLEMYGWYIGSAINIMQEKEVLKSTLLGMVQSIPLDSSDFMGLYDNKKAIYLSKKMRIFLGDESLNIISKNLSQKSTWYKYKLDGYYYYSKYYKPLDWYLVYGFEISRMSKQEFTKQRELEIILDNELELILKASSSIVIFVVILSLLLSRKINQIFSQYQEEVHKREDELVKLNESLEQRVSDELNAHRQKDKMLIQQSKMAEMGDMLSMIAHQWRQPLNQMAYLFMNVESAYEYKELTKEYLDEKLKEGNELLEFMSMTIDDFRNYFRPDKEKEFVLVSDVVNTSVKLMQRSLELGGVEIEVESFGRELTHIYKNEFIQVMLNLIKNAKDILIDKKIQNPKIIITTKCEGQKLVVDVCDNGGGVHEDIIDKIFEPYFSTKDEQSGTGLGLYMSKMIIEEHLEGKLNVYNSDGGACFKIIL encoded by the coding sequence GTGAAGATTAAAATGAGAGTGAATGAGAAAAAAGTCATTCCATACCTTATCGTTGTTGTTCCTCTTGCTTTAGTTTTAACGGCAAGTTTTTTCATAACTACTTTTTATATGGAGAAAGTAAATCTATATTTTCAAAAAATAAAAGAGCGTTCTATAAAAGATTATGTAGATTCTAAAAAAGATAAAAGTGAGATTTGGGTTCAGCAACTTAACCTTTTGTTTGATTATAAAAACAATAGAGTAGATGCAGATATAAAAACAAGACTGCAAAAAAGGGTAGATGTAGCTTATGCAAATGCTAGGTTTATATATGAAAAATATAAAGGTAAAAAGACTAATATTGAGATAAAGGAGAGAATCTTAGACTCGTTCAATCAGATGGGTTATAGTTCAAACAAAGAAGCTCTTTATATATCTAATTTTAAGGGTAACAATATCCTCTTCAGAAAGGAAAACCTACATAAGATACATCAAAGATCACTAGTTCTTGAAGAGATTCAGATGGTCAAAAAAAAATCTGAAGGTTTTTTGGAAGGTAAGTTTTATCAAGGAGTCGGTAAACAGGTTGTTTTTGTTAAAGATTTAGAAATGTATGGTTGGTATATTGGCTCAGCTATCAATATTATGCAAGAAAAGGAAGTCTTAAAATCAACTCTTTTGGGTATGGTTCAAAGTATTCCCCTAGATAGCTCAGATTTTATGGGGCTTTATGATAATAAAAAAGCAATCTACTTGTCTAAAAAAATGAGAATTTTTTTAGGGGACGAGTCTTTAAATATCATTAGTAAAAATCTTTCTCAAAAATCAACTTGGTATAAATATAAATTAGATGGATATTACTACTACTCTAAATACTATAAACCTCTTGATTGGTACTTAGTTTATGGTTTTGAAATATCAAGAATGAGTAAACAAGAGTTTACAAAACAGCGAGAGTTAGAGATAATACTTGATAATGAGTTAGAACTTATTTTAAAAGCATCTTCATCTATTGTTATTTTTGTTGTTATTTTATCTCTTCTTTTATCAAGAAAAATTAACCAAATATTTTCTCAGTATCAAGAAGAAGTGCACAAAAGAGAAGATGAGTTAGTAAAACTAAATGAGTCACTAGAGCAAAGAGTATCAGATGAGTTAAATGCACATAGGCAAAAAGACAAGATGCTGATACAGCAGTCAAAAATGGCAGAAATGGGAGATATGCTTAGTATGATTGCTCATCAATGGAGGCAACCTTTAAATCAAATGGCATATCTTTTTATGAATGTTGAGTCTGCTTATGAATACAAAGAATTAACAAAAGAGTATCTTGATGAAAAGCTAAAAGAGGGAAATGAACTTTTAGAGTTTATGTCTATGACTATTGATGATTTTAGAAATTATTTTCGACCAGATAAAGAAAAAGAGTTTGTTTTAGTTAGTGATGTAGTAAATACAAGTGTAAAACTTATGCAAAGATCTTTGGAATTAGGTGGAGTTGAGATAGAAGTCGAGTCTTTTGGAAGAGAACTCACTCATATATATAAAAACGAATTTATCCAAGTGATGTTAAACCTAATCAAAAATGCAAAAGATATACTCATAGATAAAAAAATCCAAAATCCAAAGATAATAATTACTACAAAATGTGAAGGTCAAAAACTTGTTGTGGATGTTTGCGATAATGGTGGTGGTGTTCATGAAGATATAATAGATAAAATTTTTGAGCCATATTTTTCTACTAAAGATGAGCAAAGCGGAACAGGTTTGGGACTTTATATGTCAAAAATGATAATCGAAGAACACTTAGAAGGAAAACTAAATGTTTACAACTCAGATGGTGGAGCGTGTTTTAAGATAATTTTATAA
- a CDS encoding response regulator transcription factor — protein sequence MKDMLKNFTILYVEDEEMVRKSAVEYLSRVCKNVLEAKDGKEAINVWKEHKPDIIITDISMPKLNGIDMASYIRAHDKDVQIIIATAHSDTDYLIQAVELQLVKYIIKPITKDKLIGALEKSMELIEDKSKFNLLLSKNCEYNAFEKVIYTDSKEIKLTKNETLFLDLLAHHHTRVVKYEEIENAIWAYEGMSQDAIRSLVRGIRKKVPEGAIENVSGSGYKLHTL from the coding sequence ATGAAAGATATGTTAAAAAATTTTACGATTTTGTATGTAGAAGATGAAGAAATGGTTAGAAAAAGCGCTGTTGAGTACCTTAGTAGAGTGTGTAAAAATGTACTAGAAGCAAAAGATGGCAAAGAGGCTATCAATGTATGGAAAGAACATAAACCAGATATAATTATCACAGATATTAGTATGCCAAAACTAAATGGCATCGATATGGCAAGTTACATCAGAGCGCATGATAAAGATGTTCAAATCATCATCGCTACTGCTCACTCTGATACTGACTACTTAATCCAAGCAGTTGAACTTCAACTTGTTAAGTACATCATAAAACCAATCACAAAAGACAAACTTATCGGTGCTTTAGAGAAGTCAATGGAACTCATAGAAGATAAAAGTAAATTTAACCTTTTACTTTCAAAAAACTGTGAATATAATGCTTTTGAAAAAGTGATATATACTGATAGCAAAGAGATAAAACTAACAAAAAATGAAACTCTATTTCTTGACTTGTTAGCTCATCACCACACAAGAGTTGTGAAGTATGAAGAGATTGAAAATGCTATTTGGGCTTATGAGGGAATGAGTCAAGATGCTATCCGCTCACTTGTTCGAGGTATTAGAAAAAAAGTTCCAGAAGGAGCCATAGAAAATGTTTCAGGCTCTGGATATAAACTTCATACTTTATAA
- a CDS encoding DoxX family protein, with protein sequence MNTDIAKLLLRLTLGIMMLFHGVEKIINGISGVKYLVTNAGLPEFLAYGVYVGEVVFPILIILGLYARVASLGIAFNMLMAIFLAYGNSLFELNKYGAPVFELPFFYLITSIVIFLLGSGRYGVNSK encoded by the coding sequence ATGAATACAGATATCGCAAAACTACTGCTTAGATTAACTCTTGGAATTATGATGCTTTTTCATGGAGTAGAAAAAATCATAAATGGCATCAGTGGAGTAAAATATTTAGTAACAAACGCAGGTTTACCAGAGTTTTTAGCTTATGGAGTTTATGTTGGTGAAGTTGTTTTTCCAATTTTGATAATTTTAGGACTTTATGCCAGAGTTGCATCTTTAGGTATTGCTTTTAATATGCTAATGGCAATATTTTTAGCTTATGGGAACTCACTTTTTGAGTTGAATAAATATGGTGCACCAGTGTTTGAGTTGCCATTTTTTTATTTAATAACTTCCATTGTTATATTTTTGCTTGGAAGCGGAAGGTATGGGGTTAATTCTAAATAG
- a CDS encoding CDP-alcohol phosphatidyltransferase family protein, with protein MKFLFTPSSHFNLANLFTFVNIAAGLSAMYFITQNNFFVAIILAWIGGAFDIFDGKIARKYALSNEFGVQLDSFADFLSFVLVPVFLIFQAVYAPSLTGFMLFVVAVISIYYVISGLRRLIHFNINTDAGEVDKYFIGVPTPLGAILLWLIYLGSAYNLFSVSMVIVLMLFIGWSLNSKLKVPHP; from the coding sequence ATGAAATTTCTTTTTACACCCTCTTCTCACTTTAACTTAGCCAACCTTTTTACATTTGTAAATATTGCTGCTGGACTTAGTGCTATGTACTTCATCACTCAAAACAACTTTTTTGTAGCTATCATCTTAGCTTGGATTGGTGGTGCTTTTGATATTTTTGATGGTAAAATTGCTAGAAAGTATGCACTTTCAAATGAATTTGGAGTTCAACTTGATAGTTTTGCAGACTTTTTAAGTTTTGTTCTTGTGCCTGTATTTCTAATTTTTCAAGCTGTTTATGCACCAAGTCTAACAGGCTTTATGCTTTTTGTCGTAGCAGTTATTAGCATCTACTATGTTATTTCAGGTTTAAGAAGACTGATTCATTTTAATATTAACACAGATGCTGGAGAAGTTGATAAATATTTTATAGGTGTTCCAACTCCACTTGGAGCAATTTTACTCTGGTTAATTTATCTTGGAAGTGCTTATAATCTTTTTTCTGTTTCTATGGTTATAGTCTTAATGCTTTTTATAGGATGGAGTCTTAACTCAAAGTTAAAAGTACCACATCCTTAA
- a CDS encoding FeoA family protein codes for MKTLIDCKKTCKVKVVKLNAPRDLKQRLISFGIMRESIIEVLEHAPAKSTIEVKVGKMRIALRAQEAELIEVEEI; via the coding sequence GTGAAAACATTAATAGATTGTAAAAAAACATGCAAGGTAAAAGTTGTTAAATTAAATGCTCCTAGAGATTTAAAGCAAAGACTTATTTCTTTTGGAATTATGAGAGAGTCGATTATAGAAGTTTTAGAACATGCTCCTGCAAAGAGTACGATAGAAGTAAAAGTAGGCAAGATGCGAATAGCACTTAGAGCGCAAGAAGCAGAGCTTATAGAGGTTGAAGAAATATGA
- a CDS encoding response regulator → MAKLLIVEDSKMLCKIFDELLTKYTNFDYEIAQTYAEAKKLLSKTRYEFAVADMNLPDANSGEIISLLNEHNIAPIVFTGIFDEDFRDGFESAQIVDYVLKERYENILYVVEKLKQLEANKKKTVLIVDDSVLYTSFLKQNFMLHHFKVITASNGKEALEKLELHPEIELVITDYHMPVMDGLEFLRKIRKKRGRRELSILILTSDTNSYTTSRFLKDGANDYITKPFSRDEFYARIYQNIETVNLFESMQSSFDEDIISLLSEITEFKSAEISSHVKRIKEYTYLLSKLYGMFEEEAQMMAKMSILHDIGKITIADDVLCKSGKLTADEYEDMKHHSRNGAQILDNAFHSDKSVAKIAREIALWHHEKWDGSGYPDALEGLDIPIHARIVGLVDVFDALVTKRVYKDAWDLDEVLKYIEDESGKHFEPKLVKLFLLNINCFTNVINRYNDDKLPYCKINT, encoded by the coding sequence ATGGCAAAACTTTTAATCGTGGAAGACTCTAAGATGCTTTGTAAAATTTTTGATGAACTTTTAACTAAATATACAAACTTTGATTATGAAATAGCTCAAACTTATGCAGAGGCTAAAAAACTTTTATCTAAAACACGATATGAATTTGCTGTTGCTGATATGAATCTTCCAGATGCGAACAGTGGTGAAATCATCTCTCTTTTAAATGAACACAATATCGCTCCCATAGTCTTTACCGGTATCTTTGATGAAGACTTTAGAGATGGCTTTGAGAGTGCGCAAATAGTTGACTATGTCTTAAAAGAGAGATATGAAAATATACTATATGTTGTAGAAAAACTAAAACAATTAGAAGCAAATAAGAAAAAAACAGTTTTAATAGTTGATGATTCTGTTCTATATACTAGTTTTTTAAAGCAAAATTTTATGCTTCATCATTTTAAAGTTATAACAGCATCTAATGGAAAAGAGGCTCTTGAAAAGTTAGAGCTTCATCCAGAGATAGAGTTGGTTATTACAGATTATCATATGCCTGTTATGGATGGTTTAGAATTTTTAAGGAAAATTCGCAAAAAAAGAGGTAGAAGAGAGTTGAGTATTTTGATTTTAACCTCAGATACAAACTCTTACACTACAAGTCGTTTCTTAAAAGATGGAGCAAATGACTACATAACAAAACCATTTTCAAGAGATGAATTTTATGCAAGGATTTATCAAAATATCGAAACGGTGAATCTTTTTGAGTCAATGCAGTCTAGTTTTGATGAAGATATTATAAGTTTACTCTCAGAAATTACAGAGTTCAAAAGTGCTGAAATATCTTCTCATGTAAAAAGAATTAAAGAATATACTTATCTTTTATCAAAACTATACGGAATGTTTGAAGAAGAAGCACAGATGATGGCAAAGATGTCTATTTTACATGATATTGGGAAAATTACCATTGCTGATGATGTCTTATGTAAATCAGGTAAACTTACAGCTGATGAATATGAAGATATGAAACACCACTCTCGAAATGGTGCTCAAATTCTTGATAATGCCTTTCATAGTGATAAAAGTGTAGCAAAAATAGCCAGAGAGATTGCTCTTTGGCATCATGAAAAATGGGATGGTTCTGGTTATCCAGATGCTTTGGAGGGTTTAGATATTCCAATACATGCGCGTATAGTAGGTTTAGTAGATGTTTTTGATGCTTTAGTTACTAAAAGAGTCTATAAAGATGCTTGGGACTTAGATGAGGTTTTAAAATATATAGAAGATGAATCAGGTAAGCATTTTGAACCTAAGTTGGTTAAACTATTTCTTTTAAATATTAACTGTTTTACAAATGTAATAAATAGGTACAATGATGATAAATTACCTTATTGTAAGATAAATACCTAA
- a CDS encoding response regulator transcription factor, translated as MIKILMIEDDLELAEILTEYLEQFEFEVVTEDDPFKAVSILKLKPFDLVILDLTLPGMDGLEVCEAIRERQDIPIIISSARSDVTDKVKAFELGADDYMPKPYDPRELEARIHSVLRRYEAKSEAKQESKSDFKADMASMIITYKSRNIDLTNAEFGILAYMISKQGLVVSREDLIHNVNAINEDSSNKSIDVMVGRIRNKLGDKTLIESVRGVGYKLLK; from the coding sequence ATGATAAAAATATTAATGATTGAAGATGACTTAGAATTAGCAGAGATATTAACAGAATATCTTGAGCAGTTTGAGTTTGAGGTCGTAACAGAAGACGACCCTTTTAAAGCAGTAAGTATATTAAAATTAAAACCTTTTGATTTGGTTATTTTAGATTTAACACTTCCTGGTATGGACGGATTAGAAGTTTGTGAAGCTATTCGTGAACGACAAGATATTCCTATTATTATCTCTTCGGCTAGAAGTGATGTTACTGATAAGGTAAAAGCATTTGAACTAGGTGCTGATGATTATATGCCTAAACCATATGACCCACGAGAACTTGAAGCTAGAATCCATTCGGTTTTAAGAAGATATGAAGCAAAAAGTGAAGCTAAACAAGAGTCAAAAAGTGACTTTAAAGCAGATATGGCATCTATGATTATCACTTATAAAAGTAGAAATATAGACTTAACAAATGCAGAGTTTGGAATCTTGGCATATATGATTTCAAAACAAGGTCTTGTAGTTTCAAGAGAAGATTTGATTCATAATGTAAATGCTATAAATGAAGATTCTTCAAACAAAAGCATAGATGTTATGGTTGGTAGAATTAGAAATAAGCTAGGGGATAAAACTCTTATAGAATCAGTTCGTGGCGTTGGATATAAACTATTAAAATAG